CCGGACGATCGGCCCGCCCGGGGCGGAACCGCGTCAACGCCAGGTCGTCCCGTCGGCCCTCCGCCTCTTCGAGACCGCGACCGGCCCGGGGACGGTCGTCGACCTGCGACCTGCGACCGCGGCCTGGCACGCTGAGCGGTCGAGGCGGGAGCAGCGTCCGGCGCGTGGAAGCACGCGGGAGACGAACGGGTTAGACCTGTGGAGGGATTGATCCCGGCGATCGATGAGGGGCACGCTTGGAGGAGATCCTCCAACCAAGGACGGATGGCGGTGTCCTCGCGCAGGGCGCCATCATCGCGCTCGTGTTCGCTCTGGGCTTCATCCGCGTTCGCCACGACCGTGACTGGCGCCTGCTCCTCGCCGGCCTCGCGGTGTTCACCCTCGGCCTCTTCGCGCTCCGCGCGACCCACTGACAAGGAGCGAATGTCGTGACTGCCGCGCCGAACACCGGAGAACGTCCGCCTGAGTTCGACCTGCCCACCATCGAGGGCGGCGGTCGTGTTCATCGCGTTCGACGACCCCCGACTCCTGAGGTTGGCAGAGACGCCCAGGCGCACGACGTCTTTCGATTGCTCCCCGGTGGTGTGGTCGTTGCGCGCTGCCCTGCAGTGCTGCGAACACGGCCCTATCGAGGGCGTTGACGTGCTCCTCGTCGCACAACAGCATGGCACCGCGGGGCCGGGCAGGGTGTTGTGCGTCGTCGTTGAGATGACGGTGGCGTGGCCGACCGGTGAGGGGTGGGCACCGCCGACGATGAGCCTCGCGATGTGTGCGGTGTCGGCCACGAGGATCGTCTCGACCTCCCGGGGATCTCGGCGAAGGTGGCGAGGTCGATCCTGCGGGGAATGGCGGTGCCGCCGCACAAGATCGGCTTCGCTCGGTCGCGCTTGGCCACATCGCGGACCTCTTCGATGTGGATGCGTCCGGTGCCGTTGTGGACCCCATAGGAGACGCAGGACCACGACGTCCACGGCCGCAAGGAAGGGCGCCGAGCCGGCCGGCCTACGGTCGCACCGAGCAGCGCGAACGCGAACGCCCCCGGGGATGCGGTCGCACGACGTCGTGCGACCGTCGGATCGATGTCAGCCCGGCGACGTAGTCCAGTGCGTTGAACGGCGCGAGTGGGACGAGTCGCAGCACGAGAAGTGCCTACCCAGCATCGTCCCGGTCGCCGCTCCGAACAGCGCCCCGCCCACGGTCGTCACCACCGATCCGGGGCGCCATGAGGACCGTGAGGGTCGCGCAGGCGGCGATGTCGGCGATCGGGGATGAGCGCGCCCGCGCGGCGACCCAGCCCTCGACCGCCATGTCGGCAGAACCGCGGGCAACGATGGCCGCGACGGGACCTGCCAAGAGGAGCACGAGGACCACCATCCGCAACAGCGGCGACGTGACCAGCCGCACTGGTCGCTGGGGCGGGTCGTCGTGGAGGGTCATCGGCACGGCAACGCCGCGCTGCTGAGGGTCCTTCCACGACGTGGTCCTTCCGCAACACCGATGGACGGACGCTTTCGCGGCGCGGCCGTGTTCCCTGCAAGGACGGCACCCGACACCAGGAGCAGACGTGGGCGAGACGAGACGGTACGACGTCGTGGTCATCGGCGGCGGCTCGACAGGAGAGAACGTCGCGTGGTACGCGCGCGAGAACGATATGAGCGTCGCCCTCGTCGAGAGCGAACTCATCGGCGGGGAGTGCTCGTACTGGGCCTGCATGCCGTCCAAGGCGCTCCTGCGACCCGGCGAGGCGCTCGCCGCGGCACGCCGGGTCCCCGGTGCGGAGCGGGCCGTCACCGGCCAGGTCAGCGTGAAGCGGACGTTGTCCAGCCGTGACTCGTTCGCCAGCAGCTGGGACGACACGTCCCAGGCCAACTGGGTCGAGTCGGTCGGCGCGGACATCGTCCGTGGTCACGGCCGCATCGCGGGAGAGCGGAGGGTCGAGGTCGAGACCTCAGAAGGCGACGCCGTGACGCTCGAAGCGTCCCGGGCGGTGGTTGTCGCGACGGGAACGTTGGCGGCCCTCCCCCCGATCGACGCGATCCAGGAGGTCGGCGTCTGGGACAACCGCGACATCACCTCCGCTGAGCAGATCCCCTCCCGGCTGCTCGTCCTCGGCGGCGGGGTCGTCGGGGTGGAGATGGCCCAGGCGTTCCGCCGGCTGGGCTCGGAGAAGGTCACGATCGTGGAGATGACCGACCACCTGCTCCCTCCGGAGGAGGCGTTCGCCGGCCGGGAGCTGCGGGACGCGTTCGAACAGGAGGGGATCACCGTGCGCACTGATGCGCTCGGGACCGGCCTGCGACGGAACGACGGCGGTGAGGTCGTCCTCACCCTGAAGAACGGCGACGAGGTCATCGGCGACGAGATCCTCGTCGCGACCGGACGCCGGGCCCGCACGCAGAACATCGGGCTGGAGACCATCGGGTTGGAACCCGGCGGCTTCCTGGAGGTCGACGGCCACCTGCGCGTCACGGGCGTGGACGGCGACTGGTTGTACGCGGCCGGGGATGTGAACGGACGCGCGTTGCTCACCCACCAGGGCAAGTACCAGGCACGTGTCCTCGCCGACCTCCTCGGAGGCCGGGAAGGCCCCGAATGGCCAGGTACGGGCGCGTGGGCCGACGACCGCGCGATCCCCCGCGTCGTCTTCACCGACCCCCAGGTCGCCGCCGTGGGCCGCACCGAGCAGCAGGCCCGGGACGCGGGGCTGTCGGTGCGCACCGCCAGCTACGACATCGGCCACACCGCCGGCGGGGCGCTGCGCGGCAAGGGCGTCTCCGGCACCGCAAAGATCGTCATAGATAGCGACCGCAACGTGATCGTCGGCGCGACCCTCGTCGGCCCTGACGTGGGCGAGATGCTCCACGCCGCCACGATCGCGATCGTCGGAGAGGTTCCGGTCGACCGGCTCTGGCACGCTGTGCCCGCGTTCCCGACGATGAGTGAGATTTGGCTCCGCCTGCTCGAAGCCGACCGCGGCGTGTCGTGATGGCACGTACGGGCAGCGGCGAAGGCACCCCGGCAGTCCCACACTGATCGCGCAGGTCGTCCACCGCGTGGTCCTCACGCTCCTCGAAAGCCTGGTTGTGCAGGCACTCACCATCGGAAGTTGCGCTGCTGTGCGTCAGCGCGGCTCGATCCGCACGCCACCCCCCAGAAGGCCATGCGGTCGGATCTGGCGCGCCCGCCGGAACAGCGTCGGGTGCCACCAGGGGCTTTGCTGCCGGCATGCTCGATCCTGTCGTTGGTCTCGTCGTGGCAATCCGCCGCGGCAGTGGGCGCTCCGGCGGACGACGTGTGGCCGCAGCCGTGTTCCACTGCCGTGCGATGCGACGACCTCGACCTCGGACTCGATCTCGTGGACCCAGCCAGGGTCCCGTGGATCACGGTGGCCGCCATGCGGGAGATCGACCGGATCGCCACCGACGAGATCGGACTACCGCTGCTCCGCATGATGGAGGATGCCGGCCGCGGCGTCGCCGCGGTGGCTCGGCGGCTACTCGGGGATCGGGTGAGGGGTCGGAGGATCGCCGTGCTCGCCGGCTCCGGTGGGAACGGGGGCGGTGCCCTGGTCGCTGCACGTCACCTCGCAGAGGCCGGTGCGCAGGTCAGGCTGCACCTCGCCATGCAGCACCGAGACCCGATCAGGGCCACTGCGACGCAGCGCCGGCTCGCGGTCGCGGCCGGCGCCCGGATGGGCAAGCAACAGCCCGACGGCCACCTCGTGATCGATGGGCTGCTGGGATACGGGCAATCCGGCGCTCCCCGAGGTCGCCACGCCGAACTCATCGCCGCGGTCGAGGACACGCACGTGGTCGCGGTCGACGTCCCGTCGGGACTGGAGCTCGCCACCGGCACAAGGCACACGCCATGCGTCACCGCGGACGTCACGGTGACGCTCGCACTGCCCAAGCGGGCCCTTGCCTGGCATCCCGGCGTCGTCGGCCGGCTAGTCCTCGCCGACATCGGCATCCCGCCATCCGTGTATCGCCGAGCCGGCATCCCGTCACCGACCGTCCTCCCGGCGGGATCACTGGTCGAGATCGCGGCCAGCCTGACGGATCGAGAACCGCCGTGGCCCTGAAGGTCGGAACAGCCGCGCGTTGTGCGTGACCAGCCGACACAGGAGGCGCGGTGGTCGCGGAGGAAACGGATTGAGGGGGCGCGGGGTTGGTCGCGACGATCGTCATGACGCTCATGATGAGGGATCCACTGCGGCGGGGATCACGGACATGCCCCCGATGCCGCTCGTGTTCCTGCCTCTTCACAAGGGAACGGTAAGGCGCGCGCGCTACCACGTGGGTAGCGGCGCTCGCTCAGCCGACGTCGGGGCTCGGCGCCCCAGCCGACCGTGGCTGTGGGTCCGCGTCGCGTCGCTCCACAGGATCCTCGCGAAACGAGCCTCGTCCACACCGAACTCGCCAGCGAGCGCAGGGAAGACCGAGAGGTCGGTGACGTCGACCCCTCGACGTAGAACGCGCGCTGGAGACGTGCCATCCACCGCACGGTCTTCTCGGGCCGGAGCCCGCGCATCGCGACGACGGCCGTCAGGACGGCTCCATGTCATGCACCCAGTCGCCACGTTCGAGCGACGCGGTCGTGAACCGCTGCCCGGTCCGCTCGGCGACCTGCCGCCAGTAGCGTCCCAGGGACACACGGGCCGCCGGGCCCATCGGCTGGACGGCCGGTCCGGTGCACAGGCCGCCGACGACGGTGCGCACCGGCGCCCGGTAGCGCTCCAGGACCTCATCGAGGACCGGGGCGACCGCCCACCACCAGCTACACATCGGGTCGCCGACGTCGACGAGCTCGGTGTCGTCGACGGTGGTGGCTCCCGACCCCGGCTCGGCCGCCTCTCGCTGCATGCCGTGACCTCCTGCTGCTCCGCCACGGAACCCGGCGTCCGGTGTCCGTGTTCGACGTGACGCCGCCGACGGGAGGAATGATGCCCACGGTCGCGGGGTTCCCGGACCACGATGAGCAGATGGTGGAGCCCACGCAGCAACGGCCGCCCGGCGGATTGCCGGCAGGTCGCACGCGTCGTCCAGCAACACCTCGACGGGGAGTTGGACGAGCAGGCAGCGCGCGCCGTCGCGCAGCACCTCGAGGTGTGCCTGCACTGCGGGTTGGACGCCTCGACGTATCGGGAGCTGAAGCGACACCTGTCCCGGCTGCAGCACCCCGTCGATGACGCCGTCGTGAAACGCCTACGCCGCTTCGTGGATCAGCTCAGCGTTGAGAAGTGACCGCCCGAAGGCAGCTGCGAAGCCAGGGTTGCGCGCGGTCACGTAGCGACCAATGCCGCGGCGACCTCCGACGTGCCAATACGAGCGTGCTGATGGCGCCGCGCCTCGCCGGCGACATCTCGCGGCGGCAAATCAGTGTCGCTCAGCTGAAGGTGTCGCGGAAGACCGTGAAGGCCAGGAGGAACGTCACACCGATGATGAGGAACAGCCCGCTGAAGAAGAGGCGGGTCGCCCGCTCGGGGACCCGTCCTTGGAGCCACGTCCCGACCAGCGCCCCGACCACGGCGCCCGGCACGGCCCAGACGAGGAGGTTCCAGGGGATCGCCGCGAAGCCCCCTTCGATCGCGAGCTGAACGATGTGAGTAACCGCCGCCCCCGCCACCGTGCCCGCGACCACCACTGTCGAGGTTGCTGCCGCGACCGGAACCGGGTACCCGGACCGCCGCACGAGCGCGGGGAGCGTGGCCTCGCCGACACCGGTGGATATCAGGCCGGCGACGAGGCCCCCACCGCCCGACAACACACGCTGTAGTCCGATGCCCCTGGCACAGAAGCGGTAGACCTCACCATCGGCCGTCTCGATGACCCGCTGTTCCTCGTCATCGCGACAGGGACGGTCGGGACCGCCGCCCCCCCGCGCGATCGTCTTCTGTGCGCCGTACCCGCTCGGTTCGCGCATCAGCAGCGCCGCCAGACCGACCATTGCGGCCCCGTACCCGAGCCGGAGGGCGTCGGTCGGGGCGGCCTGGGCGATGACGGCGCCGAGCATCCCCGTCGGAATAGATACGACGACGAGGCGCTGGGCGGCGACCGTGTCGACAAGGCCACGACGCAGGTAGCGGTACAGGCCCGTGCCGAAGCCCGACGTCTCGAGGAAGAGGGACATCCCGATCGCAGCGACCGTGCCGATCGGCGGGACGTCGAGGAGTGGGAAGCCGAGGAGGAACAGCGGCATGAGCATCGCCGCTCCACTGATGCCGCTGAACATCGCGACGCTGGCGATGCCCACGCAGACCGGGAGCATGAACCAGTACACGGTCCAGTCCATCCGCTCGGACCTCCTTAGGGGTCCGTGTGCCGGCGAGGGGGGCGACTACGGGCATACGCTGGTCGGTGCGGTTGGCGGCGAGCCGGTACGACGCGCCTCACCGGTCGGGTGTGCTGGCGACGAGCGCGGGGTGGGAGTAGGCCCCGTCCTCGTGCATGTGGGGATGACCGGCCATCGCTCCGTCCGCCGGGGGGCCGGCGGTCGCGAGGAACTCCGATGTGAGGTGACGGGCGGGATCGATCAGCGTGGCGGCGCTGTCGAGATCGAGGGGATTCCTGTTCCGCGCGCACGGCCGCGGCAGGTAGACGAGAGGGACCCGGCGGGCGAGCAGCGGCGCTTCGAGCAGCACGCGCTGACGAATCGCCGTGTTCAGGGCGAGTACGATCCCCTCGGGTAGGGGACGCGGAGCGGTGTCGAGGTGACAGACGTCACCGGCATCGAGCACGACGATCGCCCTCGCACCGATTGAGACGGCGGGCACGAGCGGAACCTGGTCGGTCACGCCCCCATCCCACAACGTCCTCCGGCCGACACGGACGGGTGGCAACAGACCCGGTATCGCCGTGCTCGCCAGCAGGGCAGGCAGCAGGGGACCCTCCACGAGGGTGACGCTGTGCCCGGTACGCGCGTCCACAGCGACGACCGCGAGCGGGATGCGGAGCGTCTCGAACGATCGGACCGGGAGAGAGCGATCGATGAGGCGTCGCAAGCCCTCCGAGCTGTACAGGGTGCGCTGCCGTGTGAGGTTGCGTGCCTGTCGCAACACACCCCTGGGGAAGACATCAGCGGTCCGCAGTCCTTCCCACGTTGCTCTCAGTCGTCGGGCCGCGGCTCCCACATCGCCGCAACCGGCCAGCACTGCGCCGTTCAGCGAGCCGACCGAGCTGCCCACCACCACATCGGGCTCCGCCCCGACCTCGGCGAGTGCCTCCAGCATCCCCACCTGGGTCGCCCCGAGGCTCGCCCCTCCGGACAGCACGAAGGCGAGCGGGCGAGGCAGGTCGCCGATCCAGTGGCTCACGGCACCCTCCGCCCGAGCAGCTTCCTCTCATTCGGCAACCCCGAACACGCTCCACCACTTCCGTCCGGAACCGAGACGCGGCCGCCCGTCGCGTCCACTTGGGAAGGCGGCGGCGCGCCCGCGGACGGCGGTCGCCGCGCGTCGCCGACGTTCACGTCGAAGCTGAAGAAGGCGCAGCAGCGCGACTCTCGCTGGACGAACGCTCGGATGTCTTGCTCCAGCGTTCTTCCGGTCGAAGGTGAGCCGGACGCTGTCAGGTGTCCGCTGTCTGTCGTGCAGGCTCCGTTGGACCACGGCGGTCGTCGCTCACTGTGCGCACGAGCCACACGATCCCCGCGGCCACAGCTGCGAGCACGAGGATCGTGATGATGAGCATGAAGATCATCATCATCGGCCCGGCCATCATCATCCCGTCCTGCATCTACATCCGTTCCGTCATCGCGTCCGTGGTGGCAACCGTGGTCTCGCGGATGGTGCGCCAGGCCACCACCCCGGAGGCGAACGTCAGTGCTGTGGCGACGTGGACCGCGGCGACCAGCGACACCAGGCCGGACACGATCCCGGCGATGAGGGGGTAGGCGGCCTTCAGCAGGTCGATGTCGTGTCGGACGGCGTCCCCGTCGTCGGGCCGGCGTGGGACCGACGGACGACGGGACCTGCGATGTCACTGTCGAGGAATGCCTTAACGTCGCGTCGCAAAGCCGTTAGGAGCACTGGATGGACTACGACGCGGTCGTCGTGGGCGGCGGGCCAGCCGGACTGACGGCGGCGGGCTGGCTCGGCCGGTACCGGCGTCGGGTGCTGGTCGTCGACAGCGGCGAGTACCGCAACCGCTGGGTCGAACACGTCCACGGGTTGTTCGCCAACGACCCCGCCGACCCGGAGGACCTGCGGGCACGGAGCCGACGCGACCTCCAGCAGTACCCGCACGTCGAGGTCAGCGGCGGACGTGTCATCGACGCCGAGCAGCTGGCCGACGGTGGCTTCGCGGTGATCCTCGAAGGCGACCGGATCCGTGCTCGTCGGGTCGTGCTGGCGTCCGGCGTCCGGGACGCGTTCCCCGACGTGGAGCGCTTCTTCGAGTTCTACGGAGCCGACGTGTTCCACTGTCCGACGTGCGATGGGTTCGAGGCGCGCGGTGAGTCGGTTGCCGTATTCGGTTGGGAGCCGCACGTCGCAGGTTTCGCCGTCGAGCTGCTGGACTGGGCCGATCAGATCCGGATCATCACCGATGGCCGCCCGCTCGACATCGGGGAGCCTCGAGTTGCAGCCCTGGCCCGCTTCGGCATCGACGTGATCGAGGATCGGGCAGTTGAGCTCCTCGGTGAACGTGGCGATCTTCAGGGAGTACGCCTGGGCAGCGGTGCGCGGATCGACTGCACGATGGGGTTCTTCACGATCGACCACGACCCGGTGACCGACCTCGCCCAGAGGTTGGGCTGCAAACTCGACGACGACGGCTACGTCGGCGTCGACGACGAGGCCGAGACGACGGTCCGGGGCGTGTACGCGGCGGGCGACATCACGGGAGGGATGCAGCTGGTGGGGTTGGCTATCGGGGAGGGCACCGTTGCGGGTGTGGCATGCGCCCGCTCGCTCCGCGGCGACACGGCGCTTCCGCACATGCCGTCGCCGGCGCCATCCCCCCGCGAAGCGATGTCGCCGCGGCAGGTGGGCGATCAGCCGTGACAGCTTTCTGAACCAGCCCCGTCGACGAGTGGGGGCTCCCTGACGACGGTGTCGTCATGTTGAGGAGTCGACGCAATGGTCGACCCGTCGTCCATGCGTGGAGTGAGCATCATCAGCGTCAAGGTGGACGGAGCCCGCCACGACGGACGTGGGTGATCTCACCTTCCAGGTCGACGACCGGCCGCATCCCGCCGGGCGCGTGCGGGAGACGACGATCCAGCGCCCCTCGAGTGAGGTCATCGAGCGAGTGACGCACGTCGTGCCGGGCCAGTCGACGCTGCGCGACAAGTTCGGCGCGGACAACCGCGCGGTCACCGGCGTCCACGAGGGACACTCCGAGCGCTCCAGCGCCGTGCGCTGGTCGTGCTCCGCGGGTACGACGGGGACGAGCGAGGACGACGGCTAGTAGACCGGGATGCCGGGATCGATCTGCCGGGCGTAGGCGTTGATGCCGCCCCGCATCGAGCGGGCGCGGAAACCGGCGCCCCGCATGAGCTTCACGGCCTCGAGCGACCGGACCCCCGACTTGCAGTGCACAACGTACTCCCGGGCCGGATCCAGCTCGCTCAGCTTTCCCGGCAGCTCACCCTTCGGGATCAGGGTGGCGGCGGGGATGCGGCTGATCTGGTACTCGTGAGGCTCGCGGACATCGAGGAGGACGACCTGGTCCTTGCGTTCCTCGTATTCGGCCGGCAGGACCTCGAAGTCGACCAACGCGTCGATGACCTGCTCGCGATCGTGGGCGGGAACCCCGCAGAACTCCTCGTAGTCGATCAGCTCGGTGACGGTCGGGTTCTCGCTGCACACCGGGCAGTCGGGGTCCTTGGCCACCCGGACGTACGACCAGCGCGCATCGAGCGCGTCGTACAGGGCGAGCCTGCCGATCAGCGGCTCTCCGACTCCGGTGATCAGCTTCAGGGCTTCGGTGGCCTGCGCTGAACCGATCGTCCCGCAGATGATCCCGAACACCCCACCCTCGGCGCAGTTGGGGACCATCCCCGGCGGGGGCGGCTCCGGGAACATGCAGCGGTAGCAGGGTCCTTCCCTGGCGTAGAACACCGCGACCTGGCCCTCGAAGCGGAAGATGGAGCCGTAGACGTTGGGCTTGCCAAGCAGCACGCACGCGTCGTTGACCAGGTAGCGGGTCGGGAAGTTGTCGGTCCCGTCGATCACCAGGTCGTAGGGCTCGATGATCTCCAACGCGTTGTCGCTGGTCAGGTACGTCTCGTGGATCCGCACGTCGACGAACGGGTTCACCTCGTGGATCGACTCGCGGGCGGATTCGACCTTGCGTCGGCCGATGTCGGACTGGCCGTGGATGACCTGGCGGTGGAGGTTGGACTCGTCGACCAGGTCGGCGTCGACCAGGCCGATCGTGCCCACGCCCGCCGCAGCGAGGTACAGCGCCAGCGGGGAGCCGAGCCCGCCGGTCCCCACGAGCAGCACCTTGGCGGCCTTCAACCGTTCCTGACCGGCGATCGCGACCTCGGGGATGATCAGGTGGCGGCTGTAGCGCGCGATCTCGGCGTTCGTGAGCGGTTCGCGTTGTTCGACGAGCGGCTTCATGGCCTCACTTCCGGCGGTCGCGTCCGTTAGTCCAACGTCTCCCCCGTCGCCGCGCTTCCCTGCCAGTGGGAACGGTGCGAACGCTCGTCAGCGCAGGACGAGCAGGTACGAGCCGCCGAGGGCCGCGGCCCCGACCGTGATCCAGGCCACGTAGTCGCCCACGTGGCCACTTTGGATCCGTTCCAGGAAGGTCAGCGCCGGGACCGCGACGGCGGTCACCGGCCGGAGCAGTCGTTGGGGGATGCGGTCGCGGTTGAGCGCCCCCAGCGCGATGGCCACCGCCCCGCCGGCGGCGAGGGCGCCGAGGACCATCGCGGAGGCGTTCAGCGCGACGCCCGGCCGTGGTTCGAGACGGACCGTCGCTCCGTCCATCACGGCGGCCTGGTACGCCTGGACGTCGACGAACCGTTCCGCCGCCGACTCGGCCGCACCGGCCAGTGGGGCAGCCAGGCCGATCGCCACGGCGATCACCACCAGCGCCGCGGCCGGAAGCAGCATCACGGCGGGGGTGTGCTGACGGCCCGTGCCGTTGTCGTCGGTCTCGGGCAACGGCTCCTCCGCCGCCTGTTCGACGTCGCGACGGGGCGGCGGACCCCAGCCGAAGAACACGCGTCCCGCAGCCCGGAGTACCGCCCCGGCGGTGAGAGCCCCGGCCACCACGAACACGGCACCCACCCACTCGTAGTGCAGGTGGGCTGCGGCCTCCTCGATCAGCTGCTTGCCCAACGTGGTGCCGAACGGTGGGAGGCCGGCGAGGCCCAGCCCACCGGCGATGAAGACGGCAGCGGTCACCGGTTGCGACCGGCCGCGACCCCGCAGCCGACCTTCGTCGACGCTGCGATGGTGGTGCAGCAGGATCCCGACCGCCAGGAACAGCGCCCCCTTGACGGCGCCGTGGGCCAGCGTGTAGATCCCGGCGCCGGCCAGGGCGCCAGCGTCCAGCAGGCCGACGCCGATCAGGATCAACCCGGCGTGGCTCACCGACGAGAACGCCAGGAGGCGTTTGAGGTGCCACTGCGCCAGGGCCATGACCCCACCGACGATGGCCGTGAGCGTCCCGATGGCGACCAGGAGCACGCGCAGGTCCCCGACGTGCGGTTCGAGCTGGCCCGAGAACACCGTCCAGTACACCCGCGCCCAGCCGTACAGGCCGAGCTCGATCATCACGCCGGAGAACAGCACGCTCACCGGCGTGGGGGCCACCGCGTGCGCGTCGGGCAGCCAGAAGTGGAACGGCACGATCGCGGCCTTGACGAACAGCCCGGTCGAGATCAGCAGGAACGCCACGATCACGGTCGCGTCGGGCGGGCCGTCACCGAGCTCGCGGCCGATCTCGGCCAGGTTGAGCGTGCCGGTGCGCCCGTACAGGAACCCGATGCCGTGCACCAGCAGGAACGCGCCGATGGTGTTGGTGACCGCGAAGTTCAACGACCCCTGCAGCGGTGCGGGACGCTCGACCTCGTAGGCGGTGAGCGCGTACCCGGTGGTCGTCAGCAGCTCGAAGAAGACGAAGAGGTTGAACATGTCTCCGGTCAGGGCGAAACCGACCATGCCTCCCAGGAACAGCAGCATCAGGGTGTGGTAGAGGGCACCGATCGCCTCGAAGTACCGCCAGGAGAACAGCAGGGAGGCGGCGGTCAGCACGGCGGCGAGCGCGGCCGTCCCCGCCCCGAACGGGTCGATCGCGAAGTTCTGCCCGATGGCCTCCCCGCCGAGCGGCTCCCACCCGCCGAACCACGTCACCACCAGCGTGGAGGTCGTGGCCAGCAGCACGCACACCACCGCGGTGGCGGCTGCGGCCGCCGCCCCGGCGAGGTCGAGCACCGGGCGTCCGACCGCAGGTCCAACCGCCAACAGCGCCGTGGCCGACAGCAGCGGGATCACGACGGCCAGGGACGGGAGGGGCTCCACGTCACCCCCGCATGGTGCGCAAATCGTCGGGATCGAGCGTCCCGGTGCGCTTGTGGGCCTGGATCGCCAACGCCAGGAGCAGCGCGGTGACGGTCGCGCTGACGACCGCGTCGGTGACCGCCAACGACTGCACGATCGGGTCGACGGCCGGCGTGTCCAGCGGGGCGTCGGGGAAGATGGGGGGGATCGCGCCGGAACGGAACCCGACGGCCAACAGCAGCAGGTAGGTCGACGACTGCACGACCGTGACGCACACGACCAGGTGGACGAGGTTGCGGCTGGTGACGATGCCGTAGAGACCGGCCAGGAGCAGCCACCCGGCCACCACGTACGGCAGAGCCTCGAGGGTCATCGCCGGGTGCGCTCGTGGATCCGGACGGTCTGTTCCAGGAAGTGGGAGAAGATCAGGAGGAACCCGGCGGT
This sequence is a window from Actinomycetota bacterium. Protein-coding genes within it:
- a CDS encoding NAD(P)/FAD-dependent oxidoreductase — protein: MGETRRYDVVVIGGGSTGENVAWYARENDMSVALVESELIGGECSYWACMPSKALLRPGEALAAARRVPGAERAVTGQVSVKRTLSSRDSFASSWDDTSQANWVESVGADIVRGHGRIAGERRVEVETSEGDAVTLEASRAVVVATGTLAALPPIDAIQEVGVWDNRDITSAEQIPSRLLVLGGGVVGVEMAQAFRRLGSEKVTIVEMTDHLLPPEEAFAGRELRDAFEQEGITVRTDALGTGLRRNDGGEVVLTLKNGDEVIGDEILVATGRRARTQNIGLETIGLEPGGFLEVDGHLRVTGVDGDWLYAAGDVNGRALLTHQGKYQARVLADLLGGREGPEWPGTGAWADDRAIPRVVFTDPQVAAVGRTEQQARDAGLSVRTASYDIGHTAGGALRGKGVSGTAKIVIDSDRNVIVGATLVGPDVGEMLHAATIAIVGEVPVDRLWHAVPAFPTMSEIWLRLLEADRGVS
- a CDS encoding NAD(P)H-hydrate epimerase, with product MREIDRIATDEIGLPLLRMMEDAGRGVAAVARRLLGDRVRGRRIAVLAGSGGNGGGALVAARHLAEAGAQVRLHLAMQHRDPIRATATQRRLAVAAGARMGKQQPDGHLVIDGLLGYGQSGAPRGRHAELIAAVEDTHVVAVDVPSGLELATGTRHTPCVTADVTVTLALPKRALAWHPGVVGRLVLADIGIPPSVYRRAGIPSPTVLPAGSLVEIAASLTDREPPWP
- a CDS encoding zf-HC2 domain-containing protein; the encoded protein is MSRWWSPRSNGRPADCRQVARVVQQHLDGELDEQAARAVAQHLEVCLHCGLDASTYRELKRHLSRLQHPVDDAVVKRLRRFVDQLSVEK
- a CDS encoding sulfite exporter TauE/SafE family protein gives rise to the protein MDWTVYWFMLPVCVGIASVAMFSGISGAAMLMPLFLLGFPLLDVPPIGTVAAIGMSLFLETSGFGTGLYRYLRRGLVDTVAAQRLVVVSIPTGMLGAVIAQAAPTDALRLGYGAAMVGLAALLMREPSGYGAQKTIARGGGGPDRPCRDDEEQRVIETADGEVYRFCARGIGLQRVLSGGGGLVAGLISTGVGEATLPALVRRSGYPVPVAAATSTVVVAGTVAGAAVTHIVQLAIEGGFAAIPWNLLVWAVPGAVVGALVGTWLQGRVPERATRLFFSGLFLIIGVTFLLAFTVFRDTFS
- a CDS encoding patatin-like phospholipase family protein, whose product is MSHWIGDLPRPLAFVLSGGASLGATQVGMLEALAEVGAEPDVVVGSSVGSLNGAVLAGCGDVGAAARRLRATWEGLRTADVFPRGVLRQARNLTRQRTLYSSEGLRRLIDRSLPVRSFETLRIPLAVVAVDARTGHSVTLVEGPLLPALLASTAIPGLLPPVRVGRRTLWDGGVTDQVPLVPAVSIGARAIVVLDAGDVCHLDTAPRPLPEGIVLALNTAIRQRVLLEAPLLARRVPLVYLPRPCARNRNPLDLDSAATLIDPARHLTSEFLATAGPPADGAMAGHPHMHEDGAYSHPALVASTPDR
- a CDS encoding NAD(P)/FAD-dependent oxidoreductase; this encodes MDYDAVVVGGGPAGLTAAGWLGRYRRRVLVVDSGEYRNRWVEHVHGLFANDPADPEDLRARSRRDLQQYPHVEVSGGRVIDAEQLADGGFAVILEGDRIRARRVVLASGVRDAFPDVERFFEFYGADVFHCPTCDGFEARGESVAVFGWEPHVAGFAVELLDWADQIRIITDGRPLDIGEPRVAALARFGIDVIEDRAVELLGERGDLQGVRLGSGARIDCTMGFFTIDHDPVTDLAQRLGCKLDDDGYVGVDDEAETTVRGVYAAGDITGGMQLVGLAIGEGTVAGVACARSLRGDTALPHMPSPAPSPREAMSPRQVGDQP
- the moeB gene encoding molybdopterin-synthase adenylyltransferase MoeB — translated: MKPLVEQREPLTNAEIARYSRHLIIPEVAIAGQERLKAAKVLLVGTGGLGSPLALYLAAAGVGTIGLVDADLVDESNLHRQVIHGQSDIGRRKVESARESIHEVNPFVDVRIHETYLTSDNALEIIEPYDLVIDGTDNFPTRYLVNDACVLLGKPNVYGSIFRFEGQVAVFYAREGPCYRCMFPEPPPPGMVPNCAEGGVFGIICGTIGSAQATEALKLITGVGEPLIGRLALYDALDARWSYVRVAKDPDCPVCSENPTVTELIDYEEFCGVPAHDREQVIDALVDFEVLPAEYEERKDQVVLLDVREPHEYQISRIPAATLIPKGELPGKLSELDPAREYVVHCKSGVRSLEAVKLMRGAGFRARSMRGGINAYARQIDPGIPVY